TTATGAGCACTCACTACACGGGAAAGCTACAGGCACACAACTTCAACAttcacactcatacacactgttcacacacacattacacacactgGGTGACGcccactcactcacacacacacatgcaggcaggCTCGGGACAGTTGCTGCAGTGCAGGCGGTCAGGCTTGGACTCATCTGCAGAGGCCACACCCTTCTCTACTCGAGTGTGCCATATAAATGAAATCATCTGAATGCCTCTTAAACacctcaaattaaaaaacaacaccacatttaaaaccacaaatacACTACTATAGAAGCTTTTTGGTATAAAAGTTAATTACAGGTTTATAATCTGTGTTATCTATCGTCGTATCATGaggtttgtatgtttgtatctTAAGAATTGAACTGCAAAATAACAATTTAATATATTCTCACTTTTATGTTGTGTCATAGTTATGATGATGTAGGAGACCATAAACAACACTGCAGTACTGCGAAGTCAAAACGCATTATACTACATGTCCACCAGGGGGcaacaaacactgtaaaaccAACAGTTTGAAGCTGGGATCAGTCCTGCTCCTTCTTCTCATGTGGGTGTTTAAGTGAACACGATTCATTCTGTTAGGTTCAAGACATATATTGATAGATATTTTTTaagaaattaaatattgacGACTCTCAGAAGTGcatgttgtagttgttgtttggATGCTGAACTGAGCAGCAGTGCAAAAACATCTCGTTATTCTAACATCCTTTCATGCTTGTTTCTGAGTGTTTTATAGCGTAGAGAAAGTGACATGTGTGTAGACTCACCAGTCCAGCTGAGTCCGAGGTGGTCGGCTACTATCGCCATGCGGAGGTCTGTTCTCTCACAGGGACTCTGGGGGCCTGTGTGAGGGTGCAGGTGAGGGCAGGACAGAAATAGTTACAACATGATAATATGACAACAATAtccaaatgataaaaaaaataaatgttggtgTAAATCAGAGATCCTACAAAATGCCCACAGAGGGGATCAATGACGTATAACTAAAGAAACAGATTGGGATTGTGAACTGAAAGTTTGTCTGTTTTAGATTCTaaactttgatgtttttgacAATAATACCTTTTAAATGCAGAAGTAATGAATTCCTAGTTAAGTAGACTTTCTATCTCTTGTCATTTGTACATCAGTGTCAGTGACTGGAAGAACACTAAGACTAACTTTAGCTCACCGTCCCAGGTCTTACttcgaggaaaacaaaacgtTATTTCTGGCCAGACTGTCCTCACTTTCTCAGTGTTTGCCTAAAAGACATACTTGAACATTTTGGGAAGTAAGCTTCACTTTTGTTTGCTGATAATGATGAGAGTGACCAATAGCACGTCACTTGTAATCAAAGTAAGTTGGAACACTGTTAGCGATAGCTTAGCATTAAGTCAGCAAGCCTCACTCAGTATCATAGGGATGAAACGATACGTCCAATAACATTAAAatctatataaatatataaatattaaattgattccacagtaatatatatttagaaacatttgatttaGGACTGAATTTTAAATCCgtcttcataaaaaaatatttcactttcCACGTTCCTCTATTTTGTACAGGCGGCTGCTGTTCTACTGATTTAactatagactaaaataacgactttaaTATTGAAATCTCAGATTATTCACCCCTTAATGTGGCCCTAATAATCCTTTGTGCATATCTGTATAAAAATAAGTTAATCATATAAAATCCTGAACCCACTATCGTGATATGTATCGTATCATGAGTTTGCTGATTGTTACAACTCTACTGTATAAAGTGGCGAACCAGTATGAGTTATATTGACGTGTTTTGTTTAATTGTATTAACTGTATATAGGGGCTATGGTTTTAAACCTTGAGACATGTATTATAGAGCTTTGTGCTGAAGATGTCCATAGTGTCTTAAATAGACTAGCCTTCATACTCTGGCTGATGAACAGAACttcaaagaggaaaataatataattattaaaatgtttgccCTTAAGTCACAAATACTTTAATTCTAGCACTACTGAAGAACATTATTGAGGCAGCTTATTATACAAAATCTAAAGTTTGAGGATCTGTGAGGCCAGAAAAAGTTCAAACACaaatcacatttacaaaaaaattaaatgtttgatgtaaGTAGTTTAAGTATTAGTACTCAGGTTCAGAGAGTTAGAGAGTTTTCTATCACATCACTATCCACAGACAATCTACCATCAGGCAACATTTCCTCCCACTGATAAAAGCAATTCACAGCTTTAACTTGAAATCAAATCTAGTCCAGCTGCATCGTGTTTTCCACCACGTTGAGAATAATCGACTGCACTGAACCACTCCTTCGCAGCTGAAATCCTGTGATTGTCAAGTTTAGCCAATGAATTGTTTTCACAGTGTCTTTAAAGATAACAAAAAAGAGTTCCACCAAATGATGTCTACAAACCAGGCAAGCAGACCAAAACAGTCAtgaaccccccctcccccccccccaaaaaaaatatattctacTGGTCCTTATTATGTTGAGCATGAAGGAAGTGAGAGGTGTGAAGTCATGTGGTGAGGTGCAAGGCTAGCCTAGCTTAATCTGGCTAGTAAATGAAAGTGAGAAGGTGTGTGTGGGTAGCCTTTAGGACCTCACAATAACAGGGATGCATACTGAGGCCAGAGATATACTTGCTTTTTAACCCTTCAATGGATTACACAACTGGCTGtattataaacatttatcttAACATACTTGGCTATGTACTACGCGTGTTACTGGAGGCCGCCTCTAGAGGGCGCACCAGAGTGATCAGGCCATGTGCAATCCCCCTGATGTCCAGGATGCACTGGCTGTAGAACCAGCCATTGTAGTGTCGTtcaacctagcaacaggcaaagagctggagctgaggcagacTCGTCCATCAGTCAGATCAACCACGTTCGTTATCATGAATAATGCTTAGCTTAAATATAATCAAAacgggggattttttttttttttttaaatcagcatcTGTACAGTGTGTAACGGATGAGCTATTCATACCAAATTaggtttttgtaccaggctgtaaaaagaAGCATGGACGCAGCTTTAAATGCTATCGATTGTTTAAGTAAGAGACTATGATGTTTTAACATATAACAGGAAATGCGCACAGGGCAGCCATTATGTGCACAGGAATGTGTAGTTCAAAGCAAGTATATCAGAAGCTTAACTCTTAACTTAAATGTGCGTTCTTGCAACCTATGCTGACAACTAAAGTTGAAGTTTCTGCACCTATTCAATTATGCAGCAAAGCTCTTACTAGCAATTGTATCAATAACCCGCTAATATAGCAGATTCACCAACGTTCCTATCCTTCACTTATTTCAAACGTCAAACTACATGACATAAGACTATTAAGGCAACCTGAAATGTCTTGTAGGATCCAAGGACAGATTTAAGTAATTCAATAAGAGTCTCTGCGTCTTAGCCTTTCCCTCTTGCTCTAAGTCAGACAGCACAGGACACAGATAACAAGAATGAAAGGAGGAAGTAGAAGAAGTAGTAGTTGTAGAAGAAGAATTGACAGCTACACTTACAATGTCACGTCACAAATCACCCACAACGGCTACATGCATCTCATAGAGAAAGATAAGGTACAAGTTTTTAGAAAGAGTTTACAAACTAGTCTGGTTCTCCGTGACAGGAGCCGTGATTGGTTGATCAACCTGActcccttcctccttctccatctGCTTTTGCTCTTTTCTTCCAAGTGTCCGCCtactcttcctcctgctccgcCTCATCCTCTCACTGCTGGCCTGCTCAACCTCAGCTCTCACATCTCTAGCAGATGGTGTTGATGTGGTGGTgctggtggaggtggaggtagAGGTGCGTGAAGGGCGAGAACTTCTAGATGCTCTAGATGGTTCTGACAAGGAAGTGTTCCCGGTAGTGCTGAGGCTGCGGCTCTCGTCTTCCTCAGTTGGcagtgttttcccctctaattTTGTTTCAGCCTCCCTGGGAAAGGTTTGGTCCAAAAGATTGGCTCCCTGACTATTCACAGAccttgttttaaagttttttgggACTACTGTACAGTTTTTTGGCCCTGTCTTGTTTGTGCTACTTCTACCTGGGATTTTCCCCACACTGTACCTGGGTTCAGTGCTTGATCTACATTGAGACAGTTGAGTATTACCCTTGGTAGTTTGAATGTGCCTATTGTTAGCCAAAAACTTAgttctaacttttttttgctCCTTAGGACAAGAGGAGCGTTTCATGGCTTTCATTACTGGGATTCTAGATTTAGGAAATAAATTCTCAAACGGGTCTACTCTTTCCCTGACCTTATGCATTGCATGTCCTCTTAAGTGGAGTGTATTGACCTTGTCTTGTGCCCGATCTTTAACTATTGGTTGACTTTGACTGCATAGTTTGCGGCCGGGTAGCCTCACTGGTAACCTGGATTTGCATATCTTTCCTTTGACCTCTTTGGCTCCTGTGTTTGTTATTGCTACATTAGTAAAAGTAGTGCCTTCCTTGCTGTTCTCCTCTAGCTGGCTAAAAGATGCTTCTATTCTGCTGACTTCCCGCAGAGTGGGTCCTGAAGAGGACAACAAGTTATACACAATACTGCCACTCTGTACATCTTCTGAATGGAAATACTGAGATTTAGGATTACTGCTACTTGAGGGATTTGTATTCTGTTGTGTAGTTGTAGAAGAATCTGTGCTTTGGTAATAATTGTTAGGATTTTCAGAGGTCCAATCCAAACAGTCCCTTTGTTTGGTGGTACCTGAAGGAACTCTGTTATTTAAGTAATAATCTGTGATACCTGATGCAAAATTACAATAATCTGTATGGTGTGAGGTTACAGAATAAGAACTATCTACAGTTGTTCCTGAGGTAATGTTATAATGACCAAAGGTGCTATTTGAAGGGTCAGAGGTTTTATCGGATGATAACTTGAACCCTGTTTTAAATGTGGTGAATGTAGGCTCAGTGTTGGAAGTTGAGTTTCTACATGTGCTGTAAATGTCTGATGCAGGTGATATTTCTAGTTGGACAGTAGTTGTCTGAATGGAGACTTGAGGGATTAAGGTGTCTGTAGGAGGATAAAACTGATCACTGTGATGTAAGGAGGCATCTACCTCTGAGTCCCTGACCCTGTACCTGCCCGCTGAGAAGAAATGCTCACCAATCTGAAAAAACTGGAGCCTCTCCTCAACCATGTCCCTCTTGCTCATGTCAATCGCACCACTGCGTGTCATCTCAAACATCTTCCCTTCATGGAAGGGAAATGGGTTTGGCTCGCTCGTCGGCGTGCTATCGTCCGTTGGTGTTCGGGCTGGGGTAGTGTCTGGTGTTGTTGCCTGAGACTGTTCGTCCACGGCCAGTCCAAAAGGCTTAGGCTCACCATTGCTTTCCTTTGCCCCTCCCATGTCAAcaatttcttcttctccatctttactGGACCAGGGGTCAAAGTCCAGCCCTTTAGTAGCCACAGTCTTAAAAGGAgaattaaactcttcttctAATTTATAACTGAAATAAGTGTCTGAAAATCCCTCTTTATCTGAGGGTTTCTGTTCCTCACTTTTAACCCCATCCTTACTTACACCATCAGGGGTCTCCCCATTTGAAGCGGTATCTTTTTTAAAAGCGTCTTTGGGACATTCCTCTGGGGTTTTCTCCTCTTCAATAACTTCCAGTTTGGTTGGAGGAAAAGAGCGGTCAGTTGACCTATATGTATCTGTTGCCCAGACATCTCTCCGGCTGTCTGGAAGACCATACAACCGTAAATCTGCCTGCTCGCACAGGCCGTCATCCTCATCCTGTAGCTCATAGCCATCTAGAGAGTCTATTTCTGTTGCGTCTGTGTCATGGGAGAATTCAGCAGTTGTGGCTATTGAACAGTCCGTTATTGATTGGTCATTTCCATTTTGTTCATATTCATAGTCCTCCCCTTTGCCATTTGAACCTTTAGAACCATTAGAACCATTGGATCCATTGGAACCATTGGATCCATTGGATCCATTGTTACCACCATGAGGTTCTTTGTTGTTTCcatttttgtcatgttttttggaTTTAGATGccttttccttctccttccttttctcctcctcctccccagaAACTTTGGAAGTTATTTTCTTACAAGGAATTGGTTGGAACATTGACTCATCATCCTCAGCATTTGATTGACTGTCATCTTCCCCAGGGAGCACAGGCGTTGGGGGTTGGATACGGATAATTGGCTCGGTCAGCAGATACTTGTCATGTTCTTCCTGCAAGTTCACCTCCATCATTTCTGTCTCAGTCTCTGACGAGGCGCAGGAACCCTTTCTTTCTGGATCAGAATTTTCTGAAGCTGAGTCCaaagggggagggggcgggAACTCAATATATGCAACACCTTTGTCTTTTGAGGCTTCTTGCTGCTCCTGCCTTGAAATTTGATCATTCCTGATActgtctgttgtttctttttggaTGAAATTATTACTTAATTCCTGCTGGTtatcattttttgtttcttgctCATTAGCATTAGCAAGGTCTGCTTTAGTGTCATCGACacttgttttgctttcaggtaaggcctctttaaaagagaaaacaactcTGCCTTGATCATCTTCCTCTGATTCTTCAGATACCTCCATTATTGGGCTGGGTTTGCCGGGCATAAATCCCATAAAGCCATCAAGGGTTCTGGACGTGAGGTCATAGCTGACTTCCTCAGAGCTGGGTGTCTCTGGTGTAAGGGGACTTTTCCCTGAGCTATCTATAAAAGAGACCTGTTCTAGTGTGTCATCATCTGGACTAATGGGGCTGAGCGCTGAGTTTGATTTCTGTTTGACCGTGTACAGTGCCCCTttggcctctctctctgcctgcctTCCGACCTGGACACTGACATAGACGGGCAAAGTTTTGATGCCCTTGAAATTCTCGTCGGTGGTTAGGGCAGCTGGAGGGGTTATGACTTGCTCAAGTGTTTCTCTAGGGCTTGCAAGATTATTGGAGTTAGAGTCTTTGGGTGCATTATCCAGAATTTCAAAAGTCCGACTGTCATCTGTCTTAGCTGGGCTAGTCACCGGACTTGTCTTGATTTTACTCTTAGATAATGTAGGTATCTGTGAGGGTTTAGTTAttgtctgtttctttgtcaAGTCGTTATCTAACGTAGAAGACAATCTGACAGGTATTTGGGATTCTGTCTTTTTCCTGAGGTTTTTGTTGATCTGTTCTTCTGTGTCTGCTTTCGTCACCTCAGCTATTACTTCTCTGGACACTGATTCTCCTTTTGTGACTTGCTGATACTTTTTCTGCTCACTTTCTTTTTCAAGCTTCCTTGTAATATCACCAACAACGGGTGTCTGGATTTTCTGACCTCTAATGCTTTCTTTGATTTCCTGAGTACCACAAGAACTGATATCTTTCTCTATAGTCATCGCTTTATTAATTTCagtttcctttgtttgtttttgtgaggcctctgggatgtttttgtttggcAACTTATCTCCCGTAGGTTTTGGGAATTTGGGTGAAGATACTAAAGTCTGTTTTTTGCTGTCTGTGGCAGCACATATGTTCTTCTCAACATCCTTTTTCTGGCTTCCTTCTTCTGATGTTTCAGACACTTTAGACCCTTTTGCTCCTGCAAATGACTGATAAACAGGAAGTCTACTCTCCTGTAATTTCTTTACTGAAGGCTTTGGCTGCACTGGGGGAGGAATTTTGGTTGGACTGGTCTGACTTTGTTTCTGGGCCTCAGCTTCAAACTTCATTCTCACAGCACTGACTTTTGATGTGGATTTTTCATGAGCAGGGGAAGAAGGTTCAGACTCACTAGTTTTAATTTGCTGTTTAATTTTGTCCTCACTTGTACGAGACACCATGCTTTTATGTGGACTACTAGGTAAACTAGtacttttctgttctgttgAAGTAGAACTGACAAAAATCTTGCCAATCGACGGCTCCCTGAGTTTACTTTTACTGAGTACCTCATCTCCTGCTTTAGgtttctgctgtgttttctcAGGGCTACTGCAGGCTGAGTTAGGCCAAGATCTCGGTTCCTTTAGCTCTCGTCTCACTGGCTTTTTCTCAGGGGACTGCAGCTCGACATTGAGCTTCTCTGTTTTGTCACGGAAAAACTGTGATACCTCACTTAGCTTCTCTTCAGCTTCCTTTACAGTTTGATCCACCCTATCCTCATAAAGGAGCTTATCCCTGCTCCTGTCGTGTTTATCCTCGGTAAATCGCATCCAAACTGCATGTTTGGGGCTGCCCTGTTCTGTGGAATAATGGAGCACTGTCACCTTATCGAACTGAGATGGATCATCCCTGTGCGAGAATTTCCCAGACTCTCTTTTGGGGATTCCTTGCTGCTGACTGAAGCTCTCGCTACCACGGCTACCACTCTCCTCAGAAACCAGGTGACGGTTTCTGTCAGGCCCAAGTGCTGAATCCTCTGTGTCAGAGTGAGACAGCGATGATGCTTCAAGTTTTTCTGAGAGAAGCATTTTCTCAGCAAACCTATATGACTCGCCTCTGATTTCTGATAGCTCATCATCACAGTATTCTATGGAGTGCTGGCTCAATAGTTTCAGGGCTTTATATGAATCATCTGCCATCAGCTGAGCAGAGCTTGGGCGACTATCCTCCTCCTGAGATACTGGGGTGTTAACACGAGATGTTTCCAGGAAGGAAGGCAGGGATTCCTCTGCAGTgagctcctcttcttcctgttgGGCCTCATCATAATCAGTGATTTCCCTAAATCCATGGTCCCCTTTGTAGACATAAAGCTCAGGGTGTTTCTTGGTTTCTCTGATAAAAACCTCAGTTGGCTCTGCTGTGCTGTGGCCCTTTTCGATATGAACCTCAATAATCCTTTCAACTTTGGGCTTGGATTTAATGTCTCGGTCTAGAAATCTAGGAGTCAGCTCATCACCTTTGACTGAGTCCTTGCTAGCTTTGTGTTCAAAAAGGCCTGCCAGTTCTTTAGAGGGATCCCTACCTGACTGGAAAGCTTTCATGATATCTCTAACTGACATACCTTCCTCTATCATTTCTGCCCCATCAGTCAGCTGGGGCTTGTGATAGACCATtctagtagtagtagtaatatgAGTTTCCTCTTTAAGACACATACTTTTGCTCATCATGGAGTCGTCTTCAGGCATCATTGTCTGTAAGGCTTTTATGGAACTTGTTGAAGCTACATCTGGCTCTATTGATGGAAAAGCAGATGCACCCTCTTCCATGAGCAAAGGCTCACAAAGATCATCAGGCTGGTCATAGCTCCTAATGTGGACTTCTGTTCTGCTTTCACTAACGCAGGGAGGGATGGGCGAATCTGTGAATAAAGGCTTAGGTCCTGTACTCTCTGCACTCTGAGGAGCAGAGGGTGTCTTTTCACTACGGGTCTCAAACCCACTGTCTGACAGTGGACTCTTATCCTGTTCATGAGACAGGTCCTCGGGTGATTCCAAAATAGTGTCTGGCCCCTGATATGCCTCAGCAAGTTTACTTAAGTCCTTCTCTGAGGGAGACCTCAGCATGCCTGAGACTGGTGGAGGCATTTTGAGTTTGTGCTCTTGTATCGACATTGATGGTTTTAGAACacgtttctgtttctcttccccttcccctttcctctttgtctcctcctcgTACTTACATTTCAATTCTGTCATTTTGGAGAGAGAGCTCGCGCCGATGTCATTTGTTAAGAAATCTACAACTTTGGCCAACTCTAAGTCTTTGCTTGACATTGACTGATGTCTGAGAAGAAGTTTGCCTTCatcaaaagaagagaaatagtCTGAAATGGCACTTCTTTGTGCCTCCTCAATCTCATCTCTGGAAAATTCCTCCCATTCATCCTCTGAAGCTCTCTCTTTACCTGCAATTACCTTACCGTCACTCATGATATCCTTCTGTAATATCTCGCTGACTTTCACTAAAtcttctttcactttctccACTAGACTAAATGGCTCCTCGTCTTCTAACTTGGTCTCTTTAGGAGTGCCAATATGTGATGTTTGTACAGTTTTAGCTGCTGTCTGTGGGTCTGTCTGAAGGATAGCTGTCATTCTGATCAGATCTTCTTTCATGTCTGCTACATCTTTTAATATCTCTTGGTTGGAAGTTGCAGTTGTGTGGATGATGGGCGGCGTGATAAATGGCGGGGATTTCATTTGGGAATTTATTTTTGATGCTGTGACACAAGAGGCTAAAGAGGAAGAGGGCGAGGAGGGACGGGCACGATCAGGCAGTGCCATTTTGAGAGACCCTGGCCCTGGTTTTTGAGGGGTATCTGGAATGATGTTAACTAGTGAATACACAGGTACAGTCACTGTATTAGAGACGACTGCCGGGCTGGACGTGGCAGGTACAGATCTCAGAGAACCATAGCCAGAGCTTGCTGTTGGAGACCTTCGCGAGGAGGACCTTGATTTAAGAGTACCATATCCTGACACAGAATATGAGTCTATAGCTTCATTTATAGCTGCACTGACACTGGATGTTGCTGCCTGTGTCGTGGCCTGTATCCTCTCTTGGAGGCTGCTGCTTCTCTCTGAAAGATGGCGAGAAGAAGGGGAAGAGGgcgtggaggaggaggatggataTTTAACAGGCGAGAGCGATCCATTCATCATGGACACTTCTGAGGAAGCAATGGTTGTCTGcccgctggaggagagagatgagagggTTGACCTCCCACCTCTGGATGAGAGTGTTGAATCCACAGAGGTTTTCAAAGGGGACAAGCTGGAGATGCTTTTAACCGGAGAAAGTTTAGGTACCCCTGCATCTGTTCCTACTGTGGACCCCAGGGCAGTTTTAAATGGCAGATTAGAACTGTACATGTCGTAAGGTTTCTTTGGCGATGTTGGAGCAGTGAATGGAACTGGTACAGAACCATTTGGTATTGAGTGAAGTGGGGAAGTCCTTGATGTGTATGCTGAAGCAAGGCTTTTGATTGATGCTGGATCTGTGGCAGGTTTGGAAGGGCTTCCAGAGGACACAAGATTGGCAGACCCCTGGACAGGATATTGGCCCATTTGGACAACGGTTTTAATAGGTGAAGGCATAGTCCTGTAAGACCTTATAGGAGATGAGGACACTACCTCACTAACAGATTTAACTGGAGTTGACAAAAGAGGTGGTTGTGGTGGAGCTCCAAGGGTTGCTTTGATAGTTGAGCGGCATGCAGGtgaaggggaggagaggggccAAGTAGTTTTCAATGGAGAAGCAGCTGGTGAGCCGGCCGGTGAATCGGTAGAGGCGAGGGAACCCCCCACTCCGACTGGCCTTGTTTGACCAGGGACGGTAATAGGAGCAGTCGACCATGGTGGGAAAGGTCTGGTTGGAAAGACAGGTTTGTGAGGGTAACCAGCAGGCAGTGTTCTTGCTGTTGTGCTTCGCTCAACTGCTGTTTCTTCAGATGGAATTGTAAAAAGTAATGGGAAAGAAGGAATGGGAAAAATAATAGAAAGGATGCAGAGTagtaaagataaaataatgttgggaaaagaaatgaagaaaaaaatgttgaaagaggAAAAGATCAGAGGAGGAACATTTGGTCAGTGACGCAGTCCTGGTATCAAGGAGGGAAAAACAGCAGTTTTATGAAGTGCTGAGATAAGAAATTTGAGTACTGATTTAGGATGGGTTTATGAAAAGAATCAGTTGTGTTCCTGTGTGATTCAGGATTGGGAGAAGActcaaacaacagcaacaacaacagcagcagcaacaacttAATGAATAAACTCAATGAAGCACATACAACAGCAAAGTAAAATTCCAAAGACGATGACGTTGACCAACAATTGACAACAGAAAAATGGCAGGACAAATGCTTGGGATTGACATAAAAACAACTTCTCTCTTTGGACTTCAGATGTTCTGAAATCAAGGTATAGATTCTGGCTCTAATTTCAATCCGCTTATTAGAGTGCCTTTTATCtgtttgtcaaagaaattacATATTGACAGACTCCCCAAAGTCAATTTAGAAAGTATGACACCATAAAGCCAAGGGCTACAAAAGTTTCAATTTTCCTTACAAACAGAAtatgacaaaatgtgttttccaagACCTTAGTTTTGGGCCATTTTGTCATGCAAAAGCAATAAGAACTTGGTGACAAGCAGAGTATgacaaactgaaagaaaaacctGAAAGAAAGCCAAACTCAAGATCTCCTAGCATGCATTTTGTCCCACAACAAGCTGCTACATCGCCCCAAAGACCAAAAAGAGTTTCAGACTTAGAGGGGACAAATGAAGATTCAAATTTTACTTTGACCTCTTTCCCCAAACGCTTTAGAAATGATATCAGCAAGTCAAAGAAAAATTTTGATGGTGCTGCATTTACAACCTTGAAAAACTCTGCAGTGGAAATCAACCAAACAAATCCAGGAGTACAACTCACAACGTGGGCAAGCACAGCACAGAA
The genomic region above belongs to Labrus bergylta chromosome 21, fLabBer1.1, whole genome shotgun sequence and contains:
- the LOC109992409 gene encoding ankyrin-3-like isoform X8; this encodes MPSPIKTVVQMGQYPVQGSANLVSSGSPSKPATDPASIKSLASAYTSRTSPLHSIPNGSVPVPFTAPTSPKKPYDMYSSNLPFKTALGSTVGTDAGVPKLSPVKSISSLSPLKTSVDSTLSSRGGRSTLSSLSSSGQTTIASSEVSMMNGSLSPVKYPSSSSTPSSPSSRHLSERSSSLQERIQATTQAATSSVSAAINEAIDSYSVSGYGTLKSRSSSRRSPTASSGYGSLRSVPATSSPAVVSNTVTVPVYSLVNIIPDTPQKPGPGSLKMALPDRARPSSPSSSLASCVTASKINSQMKSPPFITPPIIHTTATSNQEILKDVADMKEDLIRMTAILQTDPQTAAKTVQTSHIGTPKETKLEDEEPFSLVEKVKEDLVKVSEILQKDIMSDGKVIAGKERASEDEWEEFSRDEIEEAQRSAISDYFSSFDEGKLLLRHQSMSSKDLELAKVVDFLTNDIGASSLSKMTELKCKYEEETKRKGEGEEKQKRVLKPSMSIQEHKLKMPPPVSGMLRSPSEKDLSKLAEAYQGPDTILESPEDLSHEQDKSPLSDSGFETRSEKTPSAPQSAESTGPKPLFTDSPIPPCVSESRTEVHIRSYDQPDDLCEPLLMEEGASAFPSIEPDVASTSSIKALQTMMPEDDSMMSKSMCLKEETHITTTTRMVYHKPQLTDGAEMIEEGMSVRDIMKAFQSGRDPSKELAGLFEHKASKDSVKGDELTPRFLDRDIKSKPKVERIIEVHIEKGHSTAEPTEVFIRETKKHPELYVYKGDHGFREITDYDEAQQEEEELTAEESLPSFLETSRVNTPVSQEEDSRPSSAQLMADDSYKALKLLSQHSIEYCDDELSEIRGESYRFAEKMLLSEKLEASSLSHSDTEDSALGPDRNRHLVSEESGSRGSESFSQQQGIPKRESGKFSHRDDPSQFDKVTVLHYSTEQGSPKHAVWMRFTEDKHDRSRDKLLYEDRVDQTVKEAEEKLSEVSQFFRDKTEKLNVELQSPEKKPVRRELKEPRSWPNSACSSPEKTQQKPKAGDEVLSKSKLREPSIGKIFVSSTSTEQKSTSLPSSPHKSMVSRTSEDKIKQQIKTSESEPSSPAHEKSTSKVSAVRMKFEAEAQKQSQTSPTKIPPPVQPKPSVKKLQESRLPVYQSFAGAKGSKVSETSEEGSQKKDVEKNICAATDSKKQTLVSSPKFPKPTGDKLPNKNIPEASQKQTKETEINKAMTIEKDISSCGTQEIKESIRGQKIQTPVVGDITRKLEKESEQKKYQQVTKGESVSREVIAEVTKADTEEQINKNLRKKTESQIPVRLSSTLDNDLTKKQTITKPSQIPTLSKSKIKTSPVTSPAKTDDSRTFEILDNAPKDSNSNNLASPRETLEQVITPPAALTTDENFKGIKTLPVYVSVQVGRQAEREAKGALYTVKQKSNSALSPISPDDDTLEQVSFIDSSGKSPLTPETPSSEEVSYDLTSRTLDGFMGFMPGKPSPIMEVSEESEEDDQGRVVFSFKEALPESKTSVDDTKADLANANEQETKNDNQQELSNNFIQKETTDSIRNDQISRQEQQEASKDKGVAYIEFPPPPPLDSASENSDPERKGSCASSETETEMMEVNLQEEHDKYLLTEPIIRIQPPTPVLPGEDDSQSNAEDDESMFQPIPCKKITSKVSGEEEEKRKEKEKASKSKKHDKNGNNKEPHGGNNGSNGSNGSNGSNGSNGSKGSNGKGEDYEYEQNGNDQSITDCSIATTAEFSHDTDATEIDSLDGYELQDEDDGLCEQADLRLYGLPDSRRDVWATDTYRSTDRSFPPTKLEVIEEEKTPEECPKDAFKKDTASNGETPDGVSKDGVKSEEQKPSDKEGFSDTYFSYKLEEEFNSPFKTVATKGLDFDPWSSKDGEEEIVDMGGAKESNGEPKPFGLAVDEQSQATTPDTTPARTPTDDSTPTSEPNPFPFHEGKMFEMTRSGAIDMSKRDMVEERLQFFQIGPQSPCERTDLRMAIVADHLGLSWTELARELDFSVDEINFIRVENPNSLTAQSFMLLKKWVHRDGKNATTDALTAVLTKINRLDIVTLLEGPIFDYGNISGTRCFADDNAVFPDQSDGWRSETSGAIGESAGPAAEEGSPDSLADSLEQPPAQAERLNGGHSEAGKEKEAKRKGSREDSSTAGPSGVQDEGGERSQHKVQGVVRADESDSDEETTVTTRVYRRRVILKGEEAKNIPGESVTEEQFTDEDGNLVTRKVIRKVVRRVYNSEERKESESDTLTEEGVGVGSGAGGAAPSAAGGGGATGGKGKKRGKRSKQGNKAEKSGEEIQRGKSEPGDGANKKQGKKSQS